A segment of the Niveibacterium umoris genome:
TTCCGCCCAACCGGGTCGTCGAACTCGGCAGTCAGATCGCGATCTGACTTAGGCCGACCAGGCCGCCGTGACGCATCGCTTGCGGCCCGCCTGTTCGAGCAGGTTGCAGGCGATCGTGAGGGGGGCGGGCGCCCACGCCAGCAGCAGCGGCAGGCAGATCAGACGAGCACCGAAGCTCGACTTGTAAGCGCCGAATTCAGGGCCTCTGCGAAGGGTGTCTTCCAGAGTGCGCAGACCCACCGCGTCGGGGAATCGCGGGCTTGCCGCTGCGGTCTGCCCGGTGCGCTTCCCGTTGTGCGGAGGCGGAATTCGAATTGCGTCGGTGGTTGCGCGTCATCCGCACCCGTCGCTCAGAAGGGCAACTGCAAGTCCGGCCATGCGTGCCGGATCACGCGTGCAAAGTCGGCGCTGATGCGGGCAAGCGCTGCCTGATCGTCGGCCTCGAAACGCAACACCATCACCGGCGTGGTATTCGACGGGCGCACCAGCCCGAAACCGTCGGCGTACTCGATACGCAGGCCGTCCAGGGTGATGCGTTCAATCTCGCCATCGAAGCGTGCTTTGGTCTTGAGTCGTTCCAACAATCTGGGCGGCTCGCCCTCGGCCATCTTCACGTTGATCTCGGGTGTGCTGACCGCCTTCGGCAGTGCCGTGAGCACTGCGTTGGCGTCGGGGTGTCGCGACAGGATTTCGAGCAGGCGAGCGCCGGCGTAGAGGCCATCGTCGAAGCCATACCAGCGTTCCTTGAAGAACACATGGCCGCTCAGTTCGCCCGCGAGCGGCGCGCCGGTTTCGACGAGCTTGGCCTTCATCAGCGCGTGGCCGGTGTGCCACATCACCGGCTCGCCACCATGCTGGCGGATCCACGGTGCGAGCGTGCGGCTGCACTTCACGTCATAGATCACCTTGCCGCCGGGCACGCGCGACAGCACGTCGGCAGCGAACAGCAGCAACTGGCGGTCGGGGTAGATGATCTCGCCATCCTTCGTGACCACGCCGAGGCGGTCGCCGTCGCCGTCGAATGCCAAGCCCAGTTCGGCGTCGCTGTCCTTCAGGGCGGCGATGACGTCGGCGAGGTTTTCCGGCTTGCTCGGGTCCGGGTGGTGGTTCGGAAACCAACCGTCCACTTCGGAGTACAACTCGGTGACCGTGCAGCCAAGCCTGCGGAACAGATCGGGCGCAGTGTTGCCGGCCACGCCGTTGCCTGAATCGAGCACGATCTGCATCGGCCGCGCGAGCTTTACATCAGACAGGATGCGTTCGATGTAGGCCGGGCGTACGTCGATGTGGGTCACGCTACCGGTGCCGGTGGCGAAGTCGTCATCGACGATACGGCGCCGCAGGTCTGAAATCATCGCGCCGTGCAGCGTCTCGTCTCCCAGAACGAGCTTCAGGCCGTTGTACTCCGGCGGGTTGTGACTGCCGGTGATCGATACGCAACTGTGCGCATCGAGGTGGTAGGCCGCGAAGTAGGTGATCGGCGTCGCCACGCAGCCGATGTCGATCACGTCGATGCCGGCGCGCGTGATACCGGTTGTCAGCGCCTGCGCGAATTCGGGGCCGGAAAGGCGGCCGTCGCGCCCGACCACGATACGCGTCTGGCCGCGCGCCCGCGCTTCCGACCCGATCGCGCGACCGATCTGTGCCACCACGTCGGCGGTCAGCGTCTTTCCGACGATGCCGCGAATGTCGTAGGCCTTGAAAATCTCTTGTGCGGGAGTGGTCATTGCGAATGTCTCATGCTGTAGGCCGGCATTTGCAGCAGGGCGAACGTCCGCTTCAGTTGCCGTGTTCGAAGAAGTGCAGCAGACGGCGCGGCAGCCATTCCAGATTGCCGGGGAAGGCGCCTTCGACGAAACCGACATGGCCCCCCTGGTCGTGGATTTCCAGCTGGACCGAGGGCGAGAGCGCATCGGGCTGCGGATACACCGAGCGTGGGATGAACGGGTCGTTGCGTGCGTGCAGCACCAGCGCCGGAACGCGTATCTGCGGCAGCAGAGGTTTCGACGAGCAGCGCGTCCAGTAGTCTTCGGTGCCGGCAAAGCCATGCAGCGGCGCGGTGATCACGTTGTCGAACTCGTACAGGTTGCGGGCGCTGCGCAGCTTGGTGACATCGAATGCGCCGGGGAAGTGTTCGAGTTTTTCGACGCAGCGAGCCTTCAACGTCGACAGGAAATTGCGCGTGTAGATTCGATTGAAGCCGCGCGCGAGGTGGTGGCCGCAGGCGGTCAGATCCAGCGGGGCGCAGACCGAAGCCACACGTTCCACGACTGCGCCAGCGCCTTCGCCTTCGCGCGCGGCCCAAACCAGCAGCGCATTGCCACCCAGCGACACGCCTGACACGTAGCGGGGCACATCGTCAAAGCGTTCAGCGAAGCGTCGAAGGATCCAGTCGATTTCATCGGCGTCGCCGGAGTGGTAGGCGCGCGGCAAACGGTTGGGCTCGCCGGAGCAGCCACGGAAGTGCGCGACGGCGCCGTTCCAGCCACGCCGATGCAAGGTCGCGAGCAGGGCGCGCGAGTAGTGGCTGCGGCTGGAGCCTTCGAGCCCGTGGAACAGCACCACCAGCGGCTTGCCCGGCCGGCGCGCGAGCAGGTCGACGTCGATGAAGTCGCCGTCCGGCGCCTCCCAGCGCTCGCGGCTGAGTGGCGGCAGCGGGGGCTTGATCGCGAGCGGCCAGATGGTCTGCGCATGGCTGCCGATCAGCCATGCGGGTGGAAGATAGGGAGGAGGAAGCAGTGGGGAATGGAGCGTCATGGCGCAGACTGCAGTGGCACGGATTGCATCGACGAGTATCAGATGATGCCACCGCTGCGGCGGCGGATGACGCATGGACTCGTCCGGTGCAGGCTGCGTCGCACCACGGTGTCACGGAGGACATGATGAATTCGAAGTTGTTGCGTCACCACGCCCCGCTCGGGGCATTGTTTCTGATCGTCCTTGGCCTGGTCGCCGCCGGGCCCTTGCATACGCCGGCGGGCTATCACGCATTCGCGGATCAGCGCTTGTTGTGGGGAATGCCACGCGCGATGGACGTGCTGTCGAATCTGCCATTCCTGCTGGTTGGTCTCGTGGGGTTGGTGGGCGTCGGGCGAGGGCGCTGGCTCGCGGCGCCGGTGCGCTGGTCGATGCGAGCGTTCTTCCTCGCGATCATGCTCACCGCGGCAGGCTCGTGGTGGTATCACCTGCAGCCGGACGATGTGCGCATCGTCTGGGATCGTTTGCCGATCGCGCTGGCCTGCGGCGCCTTGCTCGCCGCGGTGATGGAAGAGTGCAGCAGCGTGCGGCCGCCGCTGGGCTGGTTGCCAACTCTGTTGCTGGCCTCCGGCGCGAGCGTGGCGCTGACCAGTGACGCGCTGTGGCTCGCGCCCGGCGATCTGCGCCCCTACCTTGCGCTGCAATTGACGCTGCTGGTGGTGGTGCCGCTCTTGCAATGGCGCGCGGGCCTTGCCTGGTCGCAACGACGCCTGTGGTTGGCGGCGGTCGGGGCCTATGTGCTGGCCAAACTGCTCGAAGTCGCAGACGCGCCCGTCATGCACCTGACCGGCATGCTGAGCGGCCACACGCTCAAGCACGTATTCGCTGCCCTCGGGGCTTGGCTGGTGTGGCGTGCATTCCGCCTGCGCAAGCTGGCCGGCCCAGCGGTGGAGGCCGGCGCGGGGCGGCCGGCCGCTCAGTGGACGATGCGTGGCGTGTCGTCGTGAAAGTCGTTACTGGCCTCGGGCGAAGGCGAGGCGTGGTGCATCGCAATGCGCCAGCCGAACGGGCCGCGGACATACACGTTGGTCGCGATGATGGGCGGCGGGATGCCGTCCTCACCTTCGACCACGACATGCTGCAACACGCTGCGCACGGCGAGCATGGGGCTCGAATGGAACACGCCATGGTGCACCCGCAGGCGCAGGCGCAGGCCGCTCTCGAACAATTGCTTCCAGGCATCGCGGATCGCGTGCAGGCCCACCAGACGTGCGCCGCCGGGGTGAATGCAGACCACTTCGTCACCTTCCGACCAGACCGCCATCAGGGCTTCGAGGTCGCAGCGGTTGAAAGCGTCGTAGAAGGCGGCCTCGGCGTCCTCGACGCTGGCGTGGAATACGGGGTTCATGCGTGGCCTCCTTGTGCGAGCAATTTGCGCGCTTGCTCTTCGACCGAATCCGGCGTGATCTTGTTCAGGCAGTCGAGGTGGCCCAGCGGGCATTCGCGCTTGAAGCAGGGGCTGCAGGGAAGCTTGAGCCAGATCACCGCCGCCTGCTCTGAAAGGGGCGGCGTGTAGTTCGGGCTGGATGATCCGAACAGTGCCACGAGCGGCGTGCCCAAGGCGGCGGCGACATGCATCAAGCCTGAATCGTTGGTCACCGCATAGCGCGCGTGGGCGATCAGGCTGATGGCTTCGCCGAGCGAGGTACGGCCGCACAGATCCAGCGCCGCGCCGCCCGATTGCTGGACGATTGCGGCGGAGACCGGTGCATCCTTCTTCGAACCCAGTATCCACACCGGCTGACCCTGTGATGCAAGCCGCCGCGCCAGTTCGGCGTAGTGCTTTTCCGGCCAGCGCTTGGCCGGGCCGTATTCGGCGCCGGGGCAGAAGACCACCGGGCGGGGCTCTGCGGCGAGGCCGTACTTCGCCAGCGTTGCGGCGATGGCCGCAGGCTCGCGGGCCAGTTCCGGATTTGGCAGCGGCCGCTGAAGCGCTTGCCCGGGCGCCTCTGCCAACTGTGCGTAACGCTCGACCTGCAGCGGTAGCGCCTGTTTGTCGAGGCAGTGTGCGCGGTTGATCACGCCATACCGCGCTTCGCCGACGAAACCGACTCGTACTGGAATCCCGGCGAACAAGGGAATCAGCGCCGATTTCCATGAGTTGGGCAGGACGTAGGCTTCGTCGTATTCGCCTGCCAGCGAACGGGCTAATTTCCAGCGTCCGACCGGATCGAACGCGCCATGCCCGAACGGGTTGGAGATCACCTTGCGGATCTGCGGCATCGCTTGCAGCGCGGGTGCAACCCAGGGCGGCGCCAGCGCATCGATGACGGCATCGGGGCGGCGTTGCGCCAGGCGCATGAAGAGCGGCTGCGCGGCAACACAGTCGCCGATCCAGTTCGGTGTGACGATCAGAATGCGGGTCATGGGCTCTAGAAGCAATCAGGGGCCGAAGCCCCCGATCCGCAACACGCGCCGGGGGCCCGTGCCACCCGTTTCAGGTCAGTGATGTCCGACCGGGCGCTCACCGGTGAAATGGTATTGCGCGCCGCAATAGGGGCATTTTGCCTCGCCGGTCTTCAAGGGGTCGAGAAATACCCGCGGGTGCCGCGCCCACAGCGGGGCGTCGGGCATCGGGCAGTGCAGCGGCAGATCTTTCGCGGTGACCGCGATGGTTTGGGATTTGTCCTTGTTTTCGGGCATCTTGATGACCTCTCAAACGTAAGCGAGCCAGTCCTTGTGCTCGGGCAGGCGGCCATTCACCAGATCGAAGAAACGCGCCTGGATCTTGGCGGTGATCGGGCCGCGCGAACCGCTGCCGATGGTGCGGTTGTCCAGTTCGCGAATCGGGGTGACTTCCGCGGCAGTGCCGGTAAAGAAGGCCTCGTCGGCGATGTAGATGTCGTCGCGCGTGACGCGCTTGGTGACGATCGTGTAGCCCAGTTCCTTCGCCAGCGTGTGGATCGTGGAACGGGTGATGCCGGTCAGCGCAGAAGCGATCTCGGGCTCGACGATCACGCCGTCCTTGATGATGAACACGTTCTCGCCGGCGCCTTCGGCGACGAAACCTTCGGTGTCGAGCAGCAAAGCCTCGTCGTAGCCGTCGCCGGTCGCTTCGAGGTTGGCGAGGATGGAGTTCGCGTAGGTCGAGGCCAGCTTGGCGCGCGGCATCGTCACATTCACATGGTGACGGGCGAACGAGGCGGTCTTCACGCGGATGCCTTTTTCGAGGCCGTCGTCACCGAGGTACGCGCCCCACGGCCAGGCCGCGATGGCGACATGCACGGTGGCGCCGCGCGTCGAGATGCCCATCTTTTCGGAACCGTAGAAGGCGATCGGGCGCATGTAGCAGCTCTCGAGCTTGTTGGCCCGCACCACTTCCTTGTGTGCCTCGTTGATCGTCGCCTTGTCGTACGGGATCTTCATCATGTAGATGTGGGCCGAATTGAAGAGGCGGTCGGTGTGCTCCTTCAGGCGGAAGATCGCGGTGCCGGTATCGGTCTTGTAGGCGCGCACGCCTTCGAAAACCGACAGACCGTAGTGAAGCGAGTGCGTCAGCACGTGCGTGGTCGCATCGCGCCACGGTACGAGCTTGCCATCGAACCAGATGAACCCGTCACGATCGGCCATCGACATGAGCATTCCCCCTTGAAATCGTTTTGGTGCGCCGCTCGGCGGCGGCGAAAGCGAAGATTTTAGCCGATTCCGCGCCGGCACCGGCAGCCACGCGTGCGCGCGCTAAAATGGCGCTTTACTCGCCGGAGTCCGCTATGCGCTGGAGCCCGCATGTCACCGTCGCCGCAGTGGTGGAAAACCAGGGGCGATTCTTGCTCGTCGAAGAAGAGACGGACTACGGAGTGCGCCTGAACCAGCCGGCGGGCCATCTTGATGAAGGCGAATCGCTGCTTGCCGCGTGTTCGCGCGAGGCGCTGGAAGAGACCGCGCATCGTGTCACGCCGCTGTCCTTGATCGGCGTGTATCAATGGCCGCGACCGCGTGGTGACATCACCTATGTGCGTTTTGCTTTTGCGGCAGAGCTGGCGGGCTTTGACGAAGGCCGCACGCTCGACGCGGGTATCCTGCGCGCTGTCTGGATGACGCGCGACGAGCTTGCCGCCTGCCCGGAGCGGCACCGCAGCCCACTGGTACTGCGGTGCATCGACGATTACCTGGCCGGCCGGCGCTTCCCGCTGGACCTGATCCGGCACTACGACTGAGACACAACGATGAGTGGCAATGGCATGAAAGTGATCGTCGGGATGTCCGGCGGTGTCGATTCTTCTGTGGCGGCGCTGCTGCTCAAGGAGCAGGGCTATCAGGTGATTGGCCTATTCATGAAGAACTGGGAAGACGATGACGACGACGAGTACTGCTCGACGCGGCAGGATCTGGTGGACGTCGCGTCGGTCTGCGACGTGATCGGTATCGACCTCGAAGTCGTGAACTTCTCCAAGGAATACAAGGACCGTGTGTTCGCCGACTTCCTGCGCGAATACGAGGCGGGTCGCACACCGAACCCGGACATCCTGTGCAACAGCGAGATCAAGTTCAAGGCTTTCCTCGATCACGCGATGCAACTCGGAGCGGACAAAATCGCGACCGGCCATTACGCACAGGTGCGGGAATGGCGCAACGATGGCCGCACGACCTTCCAGCTAATGAAGGCCGAAGACGGCACCAAGGACCAGAGCTACTTCCTCTATCGACTGAACCAGGCGCAGTTGTCGAAGACGCTGTTCCCGCTGGGGCACCTGTACAAGCGCGATGTCAGGCAGATCGCCGAGAAGGCCGGCCTGCATGTGTTCGACAAGAAGGATTCGACCGGCATCTGCTTCATCGGCGAGCGCCCGTTCCGCGAATTCCTGATGCGCTACCTGCCGACCAAGCCGGGCGAGATCCGCACGCTGGATGGCGACAAGGTGATCGGCGAACACCAGGGGCTGATGTACCACACCATCGGCCAGCGCAAGGGGCTGCATATCGGTGGTATCAAGGGCAACGACGTGGCCGGGGAGCATGAGGCCTGGTACGCCGCGGTGAAGGACGTGAAGAAGAATGTGCTGTACGTCGTGCAAGGTCATGAACACCCGGCGCTGTTGAAGGAGCGCCTCAGCGCGATCGACCTCAACTGGATCGCTGGCGAAGCGCCGCGTACCCACTGGGTCTATACCGCGAAGCCGCGTTACCGCACCCCAGATTCACCGTGCGAGATCGATGCGCTCGACGCCGAGCGCTGCGAGATCGCCTTCGCCGCGCCGCAGTGGGCGCTGACGCCGGGCCAGTCGGTGGTGGTGTACGAATCCCGCGTCTGCCTTGGCGGCGGCATCATCGCCTGACATGTCAATACGCAGCGCCCGCCATCGCTTGATGCTGGCGCTGCTGATATCGCTGCTGGCGCACGCAGTGTTGCTGCTGGTCGAGTCGCCTGCGGTGCGGACACCGGCAACGCGCCTGCGTGCGTTTTTGCGTCCGCGGCCCCCAATCCAGCAAGCGCACGAAATCAACATGGCGACGACACCTTCCGGGGTGCCGCGGGCGCTCAAGGGCGGGGCGGAAACGGCAGGGCGGCGGATTGTCCGCAGGGGCGAAAGTGCGCGCCGATTTGCCTGACACGCCAAGCGTCGTCGAAAACGCTGCCTCGAAGCGTGGTCAGGAACTCGCCGATGCGGCGCGCGCCGACATCGGCCGCATTTCGCGCGACATGGTGCGGCAGGAGGCCGCACTCGACCCTTCACGCCTGCAAAAGGACTTCGGCAAGCCGCGTGAGTTGCCGAAAGACGCGGTGGCGCGTGCGCTGGAAAAACAGTTCGGCCGGCGCCTGCCGTTTCGCGAAGAATCGCACTGGGTGGACGCAACCGGTGGCATGACCTGGCGTATCGAGACCGAGCTGGGCGCCGTATGCCTGAAGGAGATGCCGGTCACCGCGACGATCACCGCGCCCGGGCAGGGCCCGGGCCACGAACTGCTGGTGCCGATGTACTGCCAGTAGGCGGCGGATCAGTCTTCGCCGAGATCGGCCTTGACGTGCTCTTCGACCTCGTGCGGACGTTCGAGGCGATCCCATGGTTCCATCAGCACCAGCCACATCAGCTTGTCGAATTCGTCGGCGAAGCGGCAGATCACGCGGTCGGGGTCGGGGCAATGCCGGTGGTCGGTGATCAGCCCGAACTGCACCGCGTTGTTGTACGACAGGATGCTCACGCCCATGCCAATGTTGCCGCTCTGCGGCACCCAGAACATCAGTTGGCTGACCTCTGCGCCGCCGAGGTAAAGCGGTTTCTGCGGGCCGGGGACATTGGTCATCACCGCAGACGCCTTGTTGGCGAGCAGGTCCAGCGCTTCTTGCTGCACGAATTTCGGTGCCATGCCGGCAACACCGAGCAGGGTGAAGGCAAGCGCGGCCTGGTAGGAATGCTTCAGTGCCTCCATGCGGCGCTTGGTCTCGTAGAGGCGTTCGAGCGGGTTGTCGAGCCCGACAGGCAGTTCGAGCGCGACGAGGCCGAAGTGGTTGCCGAGCTTCGCCTCCTTGCCGGCGGGGCGCAGATTCACCGGCACCATCGCACGGAATTCGACGCCATCGACCGGATCGCCCTTTTCCTGCAGGTAGGCACGCAATGCGCCTGCAACCGAAGCGAGCAGCAAGTCGTTGATCGAACAGCCCAGTACCTTGCTGACGGCCTTGATTTCCGGCAGCGGCAGCGGTGCCGACCATGCCACCCGCTTGGCGACGCCTGCCTTGCCCTTAAAGCGGGTCTTGGAGTCGTCGGGCATCAGCGCGAGGTGCGCCAGTTCGCCCGCCAGCGCTGCGCCCATCTTGGCGTAATTGAAGGCCTTGCCGGGGTTCATCAGCATGTCCATGTAGCCGAACCACAGCTTGCTGCTGACCGATACCGTACTGAGCCAGGCATCGGTGGCGGGGCTGAAGATCTTCCACCAGAAGGCGTCCGTGTCGGCGTCGTGCTCCGGTTTCGCGATGCGCGGTTTGTGCGCGTGCGCAGCCGGGCCTGGCGCGTCGCGATGCTCGTCGGTAAGCGAGAGCATGACGCCGATCAGCGCTATGCCGTCGGCGATGCAGTGGTGGATCCGCGCCACCAAGGCCGACACGCCTGCAGGCGTGTCGATGATCTGCATTTCCCATAAGGCGCGCGCAGGGTTGAGGGGCTCGCTGGCGAGCCCGGCAACGTGGGCCTTGAGGGCATCGAGATCGCCCATTCCTGGCAGCGCAACCTCGCGCACGTGGTTGTTGATGTCGAATTCCGGATCGTCTTCCCAGTAAGTCGCGGTGAGCGTATGGGTCACGCGCTGGCGAAATCGCGCATAGCGATCGACCATGCGGCGCTGGATCGTCTCGCGCAGGCGAGGGGCATCAACCGGTGCGTCGAACAGCATCACGCCGACGATCTGCATCAGGTTGCTTGGCCGGTCCATGCGCAGCCACGCCGTGTCGATGCTCGACATCTTTTCGCGACCCATTGATTCCTCCCTCATTGTTTTGGGCGTAATAATACGGCTGCGGCGCGAAAGCGTCGCCCGTTATTCTTCACACAACCGGACGACAAGGAGACCGCAATGAGCGACCTGAAGGCGCAATTCGAGGCAGCTGTGGCCGATTCCAAAACGCTGACCGAGCGCCCGGACAATGCGACGCTGCTCAAGCTCTACTCGCTTTTCAAGCAGGCCAGCGAGGGGGATTGCGAAGGCAAGCGCCCGGGGTTCACCGATCCGGTGGGTCGCGCCAAGTACGATGCGTGGGCGAGCCTGAAGGGCACGACCAACGACGATGCGATGAATCAGTACATTGCGCTGGTCAAGGAACTGAAGGGCTGATATCCAGGTGCAAACGGTGGCGGGGAGGCCGCCGTTTCGCTTTCAGGCGGGGCCGAACTCTTCGTCGAAAAACTTGTGGATTTCCGCTTCGAAGGTGCTTCGGAACATCCCGAGCAGGAAGCCCAGCTTGATGCGGATTTCAACCGTGTCGCCATCGACTTCAAGCTGGCCGGTCACGCCTGATCGCGCGAACACCAGCGTGTCGTCCTGCCACTCATAGTCAAGTTGATGTTTGGCCCTCAGGTCGGCCGCGACGCGTTCGGCCGCCGCCCGGGCTTGGTCGGGGGTGAGGGTGTGGGTGCGCCGGATATGGATTTCGCTCATGGTGGGGCGGGAGTTTGCGCCCAAGCGGCGCGGCCTGCCAAGATGGCAATACAAGAAAAACCCGGGGGGCCGGGAGGAGGGGAAGGATGGAACCGATCTGGCTGAAGAGCTATCCGGAAGGCGTGCCGCACGAAGTCGACCTGAGCAAGTATGCATCGGTCGTCGATGTATTCGAGCAGAGCGTCGCCCGGTTTGCGGACAAGGTCTCGTACATCAACATGGGCGTACGGATGACCTACCGCGAACTCGATCTGCTGTCGCAGGCCTTTGGCGGCTACCTGCAGAGCGAACTGGGGTTGATGCCCGGCGATCGCGTCGCGGTGATGATGCCCAACGTGCTGCAGTATCCGGTCAGCGTGTTCGGCACGCTGCGGGCGGGCGGCGTGGTGGTCAATTGCAACCCGTTGTACACCGTGCGCGAGCTGCATCACCAGCTCAAGGATTCCGGCGCGCGCGTCATCGTGGTGGTGGAGAACTTCGCGCACACGGTCGCCGAGGCGATTGTCGGCACCGCGGTCGAGAAGGTGATCGTCACCGGGCTGGGTGACCTGTTCCCGGGCCTCAAGGGCGGGGCGGTTAACTTCGTGCTCAAGTACGTCAAGAAGATGGTGCCGCACTGGCACATCCCTGGCGCGGTACGTCTGAAGGAGGTGCTGCAGCGCGGTGAGCGCGCTGGCTTTCACGCCGTGCCACGAACGCTCGATGACATTGCGTTCCTGCAGTACACCGGCGGTACGACGGGCGTCTCGAAGGGGGCGGTGCTGACGCATCGGAATATTGTCGCGAATCTGCAGCAGGCCTATTCCTGGCTCGCACCCTGGGTGAAGGAGGGCGAGGAGCTTATCGTCACAGCGCTGCCGCTATACCACATCTTCTCGCTCACGGCGAACTGCCTGACCTTCATGCGCATCGGCGCTGCCAATCTGCTGATCACCAATCCGCGCGACATACCCGGCTTCGTTCAGGAACTCTCGCGTTATCGCTTTACCGCATTGACCGGGGTGAACACGCTGTTCAATGCGCTGTTGAACAACGATGACTTCCGTGACCTCGATTTCTCGACGCTCAAGCTCACGCTGGGCGGCGGTATGGCGGTGCAGCGTGCGGTGGCCGAGCGCTGGCAAAAGCTCACCGGCAAACCCTTGCTCGAGGCCTATGGCCTCACCGAAACGTCACCTGCGGTGACCATCAATCCGCTCGACTTGCCAGCCTACAACGGCACGATCGGCCTGCCGGTGCCATCTACCGAGATATCGATTCGCGACGACACGGGTCATGAGGTGCCGCTGGGCCACCCCGGCGAACTGTGTGTGCGCGGCCCGCAGGTGATGGCCGGCTACTGGCAGCGGCCGGACGAGACGCGCAAGGTGATGACCGCCGACGGCTTCTTCTGCACCGGTGATGTGGCGGTGGCCGACGACAAGGGCTTTTTCCGCATCGTCGATCGCAAGAAGGACATGATCCTCGTGTCCGGTTTCAACGTTTACCCGAACGAAGTGGAAGACGTGGTGGCCGGGCATCCGGGCGTCGTCGAAGTGGCGGCGGTCGGCGTGCCGGACGAGAAATCCGGCGAGGCGGTCAAGGTGTTCGTCGTGCGACGCGACGACTCGCTGACCGAGAAGGCCCTGATCGCGTTCTGCCGCGAACGCCTGACGGGCTACAAGGTGCCGGCGCGGGTCGAATTCCGCGACGAACTCCCGAAGACAAACGTCGGCAAGATCCTCCGACGCAGCCTGCGTGACGAGGAACGTGCGCGGGTAGGCTGAGGTCGTATCGGCGCGGCGGGCCGGCTTTGCGGCTGCCGCGTCAGACTATCCACAATTCCTGTGCATCACTCTGTGGATAGCCTGTGGATGGCGGGCGGACGGACTTGGCCACAGGTGCCCCGCCTGCTGTGCCTCATTTGAAGGCAGGTGATGTGCAGCTTTGTGGCCTCGGCTTCAGCCGGACTGCCGGCTCGCCATCAGCGCCTGATGCAGCGCCAGATCCTTTTCCAGTTCCCTCGCCACCGAATCGCACACCAGTGCGCACAAGTCGTAGATGCCAGGGTCCGCGACGCTGATGATCGTGGTGGTGCCACGCGCAGTGCGCGCAACGATGCCTGCATCGGCCAGCACCCTCAGGTGCTTTGATACGTTGGCTTGGCTGCACTGTGCGATGTCGGTGAGCTCACCGACTGAACGCTCGTTCTCGCGCAGGGAATTGAGAATACGCAGACGGGTCGGATCGGAAAGCGCCTTGAAGTAAAGGGCGACGCGGTCGATTGCTTGTTCAGGTAAGGCCATGATGCTGATATCCGTCGGCGGGAGTGCGCGCTCAATATATCCCATTGGTTATCAAGCGAACAAGTCTTGAAAAGATCGC
Coding sequences within it:
- the fadD gene encoding long-chain-fatty-acid--CoA ligase FadD; the protein is MEPIWLKSYPEGVPHEVDLSKYASVVDVFEQSVARFADKVSYINMGVRMTYRELDLLSQAFGGYLQSELGLMPGDRVAVMMPNVLQYPVSVFGTLRAGGVVVNCNPLYTVRELHHQLKDSGARVIVVVENFAHTVAEAIVGTAVEKVIVTGLGDLFPGLKGGAVNFVLKYVKKMVPHWHIPGAVRLKEVLQRGERAGFHAVPRTLDDIAFLQYTGGTTGVSKGAVLTHRNIVANLQQAYSWLAPWVKEGEELIVTALPLYHIFSLTANCLTFMRIGAANLLITNPRDIPGFVQELSRYRFTALTGVNTLFNALLNNDDFRDLDFSTLKLTLGGGMAVQRAVAERWQKLTGKPLLEAYGLTETSPAVTINPLDLPAYNGTIGLPVPSTEISIRDDTGHEVPLGHPGELCVRGPQVMAGYWQRPDETRKVMTADGFFCTGDVAVADDKGFFRIVDRKKDMILVSGFNVYPNEVEDVVAGHPGVVEVAAVGVPDEKSGEAVKVFVVRRDDSLTEKALIAFCRERLTGYKVPARVEFRDELPKTNVGKILRRSLRDEERARVG
- a CDS encoding wax ester/triacylglycerol synthase family O-acyltransferase gives rise to the protein MGREKMSSIDTAWLRMDRPSNLMQIVGVMLFDAPVDAPRLRETIQRRMVDRYARFRQRVTHTLTATYWEDDPEFDINNHVREVALPGMGDLDALKAHVAGLASEPLNPARALWEMQIIDTPAGVSALVARIHHCIADGIALIGVMLSLTDEHRDAPGPAAHAHKPRIAKPEHDADTDAFWWKIFSPATDAWLSTVSVSSKLWFGYMDMLMNPGKAFNYAKMGAALAGELAHLALMPDDSKTRFKGKAGVAKRVAWSAPLPLPEIKAVSKVLGCSINDLLLASVAGALRAYLQEKGDPVDGVEFRAMVPVNLRPAGKEAKLGNHFGLVALELPVGLDNPLERLYETKRRMEALKHSYQAALAFTLLGVAGMAPKFVQQEALDLLANKASAVMTNVPGPQKPLYLGGAEVSQLMFWVPQSGNIGMGVSILSYNNAVQFGLITDHRHCPDPDRVICRFADEFDKLMWLVLMEPWDRLERPHEVEEHVKADLGED
- a CDS encoding acyl-CoA-binding protein, with protein sequence MSDLKAQFEAAVADSKTLTERPDNATLLKLYSLFKQASEGDCEGKRPGFTDPVGRAKYDAWASLKGTTNDDAMNQYIALVKELKG
- a CDS encoding ArsR/SmtB family transcription factor, with product MALPEQAIDRVALYFKALSDPTRLRILNSLRENERSVGELTDIAQCSQANVSKHLRVLADAGIVARTARGTTTIISVADPGIYDLCALVCDSVARELEKDLALHQALMASRQSG
- a CDS encoding polyhydroxyalkanoic acid system family protein, which encodes MSEIHIRRTHTLTPDQARAAAERVAADLRAKHQLDYEWQDDTLVFARSGVTGQLEVDGDTVEIRIKLGFLLGMFRSTFEAEIHKFFDEEFGPA